From the genome of Caloenas nicobarica isolate bCalNic1 chromosome 14, bCalNic1.hap1, whole genome shotgun sequence, one region includes:
- the PTX4 gene encoding pentraxin-4 isoform X2: MAGTVLPLCLLLAAAMQGGLTQVPGPRARPGPLLLRLQRLEEQLHQLQEVTLSHLQSIAGNYNISYNIDERFRALAEQAEVAAAARAALGAELARLATAGRRLHRRLKRLEGTVGVLNLPHRPLSHPPGAPAEAGSKPHGPPDAARSQGSQLEQEPQGRVAPSTASPWHLKARRWQQRHQEEHHRLPADAGPGGAPEEDVEPPGDAELEPQAMAPALLTMTMVTQEQLPAPQQPAEGRYSLLAPAPTSPACHTGTVLLFPNTSAKNVAILGPGPRRGLQALSLCAWLATPAPHLGALLSYVTEDGSSELAVHGRSGDLPGSAHFIIGDGFFRELPVMPLLDGKWHHLCLTWSSGQGRYRFYMDRRLLAAGSGFQQGYEIPAGGSLVLGWEQAPPGKGSSTTEAFVGHLAGLALWSRALLPGEVASMATGWGLPRRPLLTLADAALQGAVRRVAGPFLQHCL; encoded by the exons atggcGGGGACTGtgctgcccctctgcctgctcctggctgctgccaTGCAGGGTGGCCTGACCCAGGTACCAGGACCcagagcccggcccggccccttGCTCCTGAGGCTGCAgcggctggaggagcag CTTCACCAGCTCCAGGAGGTGACATTGAGCCATCTCCAGAGCATCGCTGGCAACTACAACATCTCCTACAACATCGATGAACGCTTCCGGGCGCTGGCAGAGCAGGCGGAGGTGGCTGCCGCTGCCCGGGCTGCCCTGGGTGCCGAGCTGGCCCGTCTGGCCACCGCTGGCCGGCGGCTGCACCGCAGGCTGAAGCGGCTGGAGGGGACAGTGGGTGTCCTGAACCTGCCCCACCGCCCGCTCTCCCATCCACCAGGTGCACCAGCGGAAGCTGGCTCCAAGCCGCATGGCCCACCAGACGCTGCCcgcagccagggcagccagctggagcaggagccaCAGGGCCGGGTGGCCCCCAGCACCGCCAGCCCCTGGCACCTGAAGGCAAGGCGGTGGCAGCAACGCCATCAGGAGGAACATCACCGGCTGCCGGCTGATGCTGGGCCTGGTGGAGCACCTGAGGAGGATGTGGAACCCCCTGGTGATGCAGAATTGGAACCCCAAGCCATGGCACCAGCACTCCTCACCATGACCATGGTCACCCAGGAGCAGCTACCAGCcccccagcagccagcagaggGTAGGTACAGCCTCCTCGCCCCAGCGCCCACCTCCCCAGCCTGCCACACCGGCACtgtcctcctcttccccaacaCCTCTGCTAAGAACGTGGCCATCCTGGGGCCAGGGCCGCGCCGGGGGCTGCAGGCGCTGTCACTCTGTGCCTGGCTGGCCACCCCAGCCCCCCACCTTGGTGCCCTCCTCTCCTATGTCACCGAGGACGGCAGCAGCGAGCTGGCTGTGCATGGCCGCAGTGGGGACCTCCCTGGCTCCGCACACTTCATCATTGGAGACGGGTTTTTTCGGGAGCTCCCAGTGATGCCGCTCCTGGATGGCAAGTGGCACCATCTCTGTCTCACCTGGTCCTCTGGCCAGGGCCGGTACCGCTTCTACATGGACAGACGGCTGCTGGCCGCTGGCTCTGGCTTCCAGCAGGGCTATGAAATTCCTGCTGGTGGCTcactggtgctgggctgggagcaggcCCCCCCCGGCAAGGGCTCCAGCACCACGGAAGCCTTTGTGGGTCACCTGGCTGGCTTGGCCCTCTGGAGCCGAGCTCTCCTGCCTGGAGAGGTGGCCAGCATGGCCActggctgggggctgccccgCAGGCCCCTCCTCACACTGGCcgatgcagctctgcagggcgCGGTGCGGAGGGTGGCAGGTCCCTTCCTCCAGCACTGCCTGTGA
- the PTX4 gene encoding pentraxin-4 isoform X1 yields MAGTVLPLCLLLAAAMQGGLTQVPGPRARPGPLLLRLQRLEEQLHQLQEVTLSHLQSIAGNYNISYNIDERFRALAEQAEVAAAARAALGAELARLATAGRRLHRRLKRLEGTVGVLNLPHRPLSHPPGAPAEAGSKPHGPPDAARSQGSQLEQEPQGRVAPSTASPWHLKARRWQQRHQEEHHRLPADAGPGGAPEEDVEPPGDAELEPQAMAPALLTMTMVTQEQLPAPQQPAEGPRRGLQALSLCAWLATPAPHLGALLSYVTEDGSSELAVHGRSGDLPGSAHFIIGDGFFRELPVMPLLDGKWHHLCLTWSSGQGRYRFYMDRRLLAAGSGFQQGYEIPAGGSLVLGWEQAPPGKGSSTTEAFVGHLAGLALWSRALLPGEVASMATGWGLPRRPLLTLADAALQGAVRRVAGPFLQHCL; encoded by the exons atggcGGGGACTGtgctgcccctctgcctgctcctggctgctgccaTGCAGGGTGGCCTGACCCAGGTACCAGGACCcagagcccggcccggccccttGCTCCTGAGGCTGCAgcggctggaggagcag CTTCACCAGCTCCAGGAGGTGACATTGAGCCATCTCCAGAGCATCGCTGGCAACTACAACATCTCCTACAACATCGATGAACGCTTCCGGGCGCTGGCAGAGCAGGCGGAGGTGGCTGCCGCTGCCCGGGCTGCCCTGGGTGCCGAGCTGGCCCGTCTGGCCACCGCTGGCCGGCGGCTGCACCGCAGGCTGAAGCGGCTGGAGGGGACAGTGGGTGTCCTGAACCTGCCCCACCGCCCGCTCTCCCATCCACCAGGTGCACCAGCGGAAGCTGGCTCCAAGCCGCATGGCCCACCAGACGCTGCCcgcagccagggcagccagctggagcaggagccaCAGGGCCGGGTGGCCCCCAGCACCGCCAGCCCCTGGCACCTGAAGGCAAGGCGGTGGCAGCAACGCCATCAGGAGGAACATCACCGGCTGCCGGCTGATGCTGGGCCTGGTGGAGCACCTGAGGAGGATGTGGAACCCCCTGGTGATGCAGAATTGGAACCCCAAGCCATGGCACCAGCACTCCTCACCATGACCATGGTCACCCAGGAGCAGCTACCAGCcccccagcagccagcagagg GGCCGCGCCGGGGGCTGCAGGCGCTGTCACTCTGTGCCTGGCTGGCCACCCCAGCCCCCCACCTTGGTGCCCTCCTCTCCTATGTCACCGAGGACGGCAGCAGCGAGCTGGCTGTGCATGGCCGCAGTGGGGACCTCCCTGGCTCCGCACACTTCATCATTGGAGACGGGTTTTTTCGGGAGCTCCCAGTGATGCCGCTCCTGGATGGCAAGTGGCACCATCTCTGTCTCACCTGGTCCTCTGGCCAGGGCCGGTACCGCTTCTACATGGACAGACGGCTGCTGGCCGCTGGCTCTGGCTTCCAGCAGGGCTATGAAATTCCTGCTGGTGGCTcactggtgctgggctgggagcaggcCCCCCCCGGCAAGGGCTCCAGCACCACGGAAGCCTTTGTGGGTCACCTGGCTGGCTTGGCCCTCTGGAGCCGAGCTCTCCTGCCTGGAGAGGTGGCCAGCATGGCCActggctgggggctgccccgCAGGCCCCTCCTCACACTGGCcgatgcagctctgcagggcgCGGTGCGGAGGGTGGCAGGTCCCTTCCTCCAGCACTGCCTGTGA